A single window of Paenibacillus sp. FSL H8-0537 DNA harbors:
- a CDS encoding glycosyltransferase family 2 protein, which yields MRRIAAKKRPRNTRQSRVRQQASYAQGVEQGYQDGRQAGFTSYNEKFQGTSIIIPSYNQLQYLKMCIESIMDHTDLAYEIIVIDNASTDGTGSYLAQLDGQVRYRILSENFGFAGAVNRGMMMAKGTMMLILNNDTLVTDNWLDNMMACLNSNPQIGMVGPVTNYIGGEQLIEVPYTNVADMPDFARLNNVPDSRRWQQVDRLTGFCLLLRRELWEKIGYFDEGFEIGNFEDDDYNIRVKLLGYSLVIARDSFIHHFGSVSIKALGAQLEEVNNRNLQHYMNKWGNPHELVSVMKHRFTEQPALKAEIAVLGEAAYYPDSIAVTSIKGSVYWIEGGVRRPVEGEFAGEASHIGQIDIRRWAIGPPISSEEVHARRQQMLAMEGSELHGKIVSGLDGFHYYMQQGLKRKMITEAAYEGWALTARPSVQLTMEQLQAIPEGLPIIPAVKLRQQL from the coding sequence ATGAGGAGAATAGCGGCAAAAAAACGACCCCGCAATACTAGGCAATCCCGCGTACGGCAGCAGGCATCGTATGCGCAGGGTGTCGAGCAAGGCTATCAGGATGGGCGGCAAGCGGGATTTACTAGCTATAATGAGAAGTTTCAAGGAACGAGCATCATTATTCCTAGCTATAATCAGCTCCAGTATTTGAAGATGTGCATTGAAAGCATTATGGACCATACGGATCTTGCCTATGAAATTATCGTCATTGACAACGCTTCGACCGATGGGACGGGGAGCTATTTGGCCCAGCTTGATGGTCAGGTGCGCTACCGGATTTTAAGCGAAAACTTTGGCTTCGCTGGAGCGGTCAACAGAGGCATGATGATGGCTAAAGGCACGATGATGCTTATTTTGAACAATGATACGCTCGTAACCGACAATTGGCTGGACAATATGATGGCCTGCTTGAACAGCAATCCGCAAATTGGCATGGTCGGGCCTGTCACGAATTATATCGGCGGCGAGCAGCTGATAGAGGTTCCTTATACGAATGTTGCGGATATGCCAGACTTTGCAAGGCTGAATAATGTGCCGGATTCTAGACGCTGGCAGCAGGTTGATCGGCTGACGGGTTTCTGCCTTCTGCTAAGGCGGGAGCTGTGGGAGAAAATCGGTTATTTTGATGAAGGCTTTGAAATCGGCAATTTTGAAGACGATGACTATAACATTCGGGTGAAGCTGCTAGGGTATTCGCTTGTCATTGCCCGCGATTCGTTTATTCATCATTTTGGCAGCGTCAGCATCAAAGCGCTAGGTGCGCAGCTTGAGGAAGTTAATAACCGAAACCTGCAGCATTATATGAATAAATGGGGCAATCCGCATGAGCTGGTCAGCGTCATGAAGCATCGCTTCACCGAGCAGCCTGCACTAAAGGCTGAGATCGCTGTGCTTGGGGAAGCAGCCTATTACCCAGACAGCATTGCTGTTACTTCAATAAAAGGTTCAGTGTATTGGATTGAAGGCGGCGTCAGGCGCCCTGTTGAAGGCGAATTTGCTGGAGAAGCCAGTCACATCGGGCAGATTGATATCAGACGATGGGCAATCGGACCGCCAATTTCAAGCGAGGAAGTTCATGCAAGGCGGCAGCAAATGCTGGCGATGGAAGGCAGTGAACTTCATGGCAAAATCGTTAGCGGACTTGATGGTTTTCATTATTATATGCAGCAGGGCTTGAAGCGGAAAATGATAACGGAAGCCGCTTATGAGGGCTGGGCGCTTACGGCAAGGCCGTCAGTCCAGCTCACAATGGAGCAGCTGCAAGCCATTCCGGAAGGCTTGCCGATTATTCCCGCTGTCAAGCTCCGCCAACAACTTTAG
- a CDS encoding sugar phosphate nucleotidyltransferase, whose amino-acid sequence MKAVILAGGTGTRLRPLTTLMNKHMLPVGKHPMIFYGIDKLHQAGIQEMLIVTGRQSIGLFAEYLGSGRELGVSLTYRIQEEAGGIAEALELARDFIRNDEKFIVLLGDNLFEDNLAPYVRKFARQQEGAMVLLKQVPDPHRYGIAVFQEAGQIAYIDEKPAEPQSDLCVTGIYMYDSSVFAAIDRLEPSGRGELEITDLNNMYARAGTLASHTLAGWWTDAGTFESLHEAAARLLKETGE is encoded by the coding sequence GTGAAAGCAGTCATATTGGCAGGAGGGACAGGGACGCGGCTAAGGCCGCTGACCACTTTAATGAACAAGCATATGCTTCCTGTAGGCAAGCATCCCATGATCTTTTATGGCATCGATAAGCTGCATCAGGCAGGCATTCAAGAAATGCTGATAGTGACAGGACGACAGTCGATAGGTTTGTTTGCAGAGTATTTAGGAAGCGGCCGTGAGCTAGGTGTCTCGCTGACTTACCGCATTCAGGAGGAAGCGGGCGGCATTGCGGAAGCGCTGGAGCTGGCGCGCGATTTTATTCGAAATGATGAGAAGTTTATCGTACTGCTTGGCGATAATTTGTTCGAGGATAATTTGGCTCCGTATGTAAGGAAATTTGCTCGGCAGCAGGAGGGCGCGATGGTACTGCTCAAGCAGGTGCCAGATCCCCATCGCTATGGCATAGCCGTGTTTCAGGAAGCGGGACAAATCGCTTATATAGATGAAAAACCGGCAGAGCCGCAATCGGATTTATGCGTAACGGGCATATATATGTACGATTCCAGCGTTTTTGCAGCGATTGATCGGCTGGAGCCATCAGGGCGTGGGGAACTGGAAATTACCGACCTGAACAATATGTATGCGCGGGCGGGAACGCTTGCTTCCCATACGCTTGCAGGATGGTGGACGGATGCGGGAACGTTCGAATCCTTGCATGAAGCCGCGGCGAGGCTGTTGAAGGAGACGGGAGAATGA
- a CDS encoding glycosyltransferase produces MKKAKGAKGKKARNFRAAKKPRYAQSGMAADDYAGEAQPLQSPVVSVIIPVMNERATIRKIIREAAGVHPRTEVIVIANGSTDGSAEIARRAGARVLRYEKALGHDVGRSIGARAALGQVLLFVDGDMVISTAQLRHFVYAVLHRGVDAALNDYTGPVDKTAVHSVVLAKHALNIVLERPELKGASFTAVPHAISRQGLSLIGAEALCVPPLAHARAIRLGLKVEAVHTVNVGKMNRRRPQRERRSPLEHLIVGDHLEAIHWLITQSNERGGFEDYRRCREFAL; encoded by the coding sequence ATGAAGAAAGCGAAGGGTGCGAAGGGGAAAAAAGCCCGGAATTTCCGTGCTGCGAAAAAGCCGCGTTATGCCCAGAGCGGCATGGCCGCAGACGATTATGCCGGAGAAGCGCAGCCGCTGCAGTCTCCAGTCGTCTCCGTTATTATTCCCGTTATGAATGAACGGGCTACCATTCGAAAAATCATTAGGGAAGCAGCAGGCGTCCATCCTCGGACTGAGGTTATCGTCATTGCAAACGGCTCGACGGATGGTTCAGCCGAAATCGCCAGGCGTGCGGGAGCGCGAGTGCTCCGCTATGAGAAGGCGCTAGGTCATGATGTTGGACGAAGCATTGGAGCGCGGGCTGCTTTAGGTCAAGTGCTGCTGTTTGTAGATGGAGATATGGTGATAAGCACCGCACAATTGCGGCATTTTGTCTATGCCGTGCTGCATCGAGGTGTAGATGCTGCTTTAAATGATTATACCGGCCCGGTAGACAAAACCGCTGTGCACAGCGTCGTGCTCGCGAAGCATGCGCTCAATATTGTGCTGGAGCGACCGGAGCTGAAAGGGGCTTCCTTCACAGCGGTCCCCCATGCGATAAGCAGACAGGGTCTATCTTTAATCGGAGCGGAGGCGCTGTGCGTTCCACCGCTTGCCCATGCGAGAGCGATTCGGCTTGGACTGAAGGTTGAGGCGGTGCATACGGTCAATGTTGGCAAAATGAACCGGCGCAGGCCACAGCGCGAACGGCGAAGCCCGCTTGAGCATCTTATTGTTGGGGATCATTTGGAAGCGATCCACTGGCTGATTACACAATCGAATGAACGTGGCGGCTTTGAGGATTACCGTCGCTGCCGCGAGTTTGCGCTTTAA
- a CDS encoding WIAG-tail domain: MAKSRKTGSSRRKRPLFYVDNPNASELKWLDDLNSRKVQSQAAQKLEESKPANAGQAKTVSINAIAAPEASFSIDQLQSEEGELLPSEADAELQSIQLVGKQGSSPFFKQEAPSVDVQEELLLDVGQPVELAFASDHEEIAELSHEENTELSHEENTVLSHEEKLALVAEKQNPELGGPNPFIYTDDLVDGSVTGDKIAPASIDSTKLCAGSVDGTAVQDYAIEAIHIARGAVSGSKIAPEAIISEHLANNAIAGTKLADGSVTGEKLQNNSISSEKLADRTIGSDKFADGSIEARHLKRMLVTEELLGQQSVTASKIKSGAVRPEHLSNDAVNNSKLADGAVTRSKLRDGSVHTEKLAPESVDSVHIKPGVLLADHVAVGVISGKHLAPGEISAQHLEVGAVGARELQPNAVDAERLASGAVSSAHLQAGAVLGPNISPRQIESGHLVDQAVTASKLMDQSVSTIKLVDHAVTVSKLSEQSVTAAKLADDAVQSRHLSRLSITSEKVADGQIHNRHLAVNTVSGVQLREEAVGTEHLRSSSVTDEKIAPGAIRVQHLTDAAVGSRQLAEQSVTSAKLAAGAVSAAHLADNSVDTKQLRDEAITFHKIAPEALRAYHFANGAVTGEAVSPEAINSNHLQPHIIHEKHVVDDAITTRMLHDGAVTSAKLAYEAVTERYIAPGVVSSHHLADHSVNSLKLSPEAVTSDKLADYSVTGAKLAESSVTGTKLAPGTIQGEHIAPAVIEGIHIQLGSLKKEHLQSGIIVASHLQPGAVGSEQVADLAIHSAKLAQDAIQPKHIAGEAIHSRHLSNGSVLGIHVQEGSIRDVHLAEGAVTASNLAEASVASEHIQKEAIGSAALQPRIIGTEHLQSQAVTSEQLAPLSVGEKHIQLYCIDEGHLAINSVSSANLQDGSVTEVKLGKDSVSGEHLQLETIAGKHLRAETVQGYHIRKNSLSLAHLTADVITVDRAEDESIFGSKLKNGTIRTEKLADGCITTEKLGEASITSSKLAFASVSSEKLAEGAVIAEHLTAASVTRDKLANGSVTTEKLSEASITASKLAFASVGSEALAEGTVIAEHLTAMSVTSDKLADGSVTTEKLSESSITSSKLAFASVGSEALAEGAVIAEHLTAMSVTSDKLANGSVTTEKLGEASITSSKLAFASVGSEALAEGAVIAEHLTAESVTSDKLANGSVTTEKLGEASITSSKLAFASVSSEALAEGAVIAEHLTAESVTSDKLADGSVTTEKLSESSITSSKLAFASVGIEALAEGAVIAEHLTAASVTSDKLANGGVTTEKLGESSVTSSKLAFASVGSEALAEGAVITEHLTAESVTSDKLANNSVTAEKLGESSVTSSKLAFASVDGEALAGGAVKAEHLATDSVTSDKLTNNSVTTEKLGESSITSSKLAFASVRSEALAEGAVIAEHLTAESVTSDKLANNSVTTEKLGELSITSSKLAFASVGSEALAEGAVKSEHLSTNSISSDKITYGAVAAEHLATDSVTSDKLANSSVTTEKLGESSITSSKLAFASVRSEALAEGVVKAEHLSAASVTSDKLADGCFTTEKLGESSITTSKLAFASVGSEALAEGAVKAEHLSAASVTSDKLADGCFTTEKLGESSITSSKLAFASVSSEALAEGAVKAEHLSAASVTSDKLADGCFTTEKLGESSITSSKLAFASVGSEALAEGAVKAEHLSAASVTSDKLANSSVTAEKLGESSVTSTKLAFASVSSEALAEGAVKAGHLSAASITSDKLANASVTAEKLGEASVTSSKLAFASVSSEALAEGAVKAEHLSAASVTSDKLADGCFTTEKLGDSSITSSKLAFASVGSEALAEGAVKAEHLSAASVTSDKLANSSVTAEKLGESSVTSTKLAFASVSSEALAEGAVKAEHLSAASVTSDKLADGCFTTEKLGESSITTSKLAFASVGSEALAEGAVKAEHLSAASVTSDKLADGCFTTEKLGESSITTSKLAFASVGSEALAEGAVKAEHLSAASVTSDKLANSSVTAEKLGESSVTSTKLAFASVSSEALAEGAVKAEHLSTDSITSDKIKNGAVTAEHLAPASVKLSALAFSPIVGRSGSISKQQFGLCPYSFPPEKQQLEQVILFDEPFASNQYVLTATSDHPACYVCIQAKEPGHVILSINRRFFSEAFTGAINWIAIGQ; this comes from the coding sequence ATGGCGAAAAGCAGAAAAACAGGAAGCTCGAGAAGAAAAAGGCCGCTTTTTTACGTTGATAATCCGAATGCTTCTGAATTGAAATGGCTCGATGATTTAAATAGCAGAAAGGTGCAATCCCAAGCAGCCCAGAAACTGGAAGAATCAAAGCCAGCAAATGCAGGGCAGGCGAAGACGGTTAGCATTAATGCGATTGCGGCGCCGGAAGCTTCATTCAGCATTGACCAGCTGCAATCTGAAGAAGGAGAGCTACTGCCAAGCGAGGCTGATGCAGAACTGCAAAGTATTCAATTGGTTGGGAAGCAAGGATCGTCGCCATTTTTTAAGCAAGAGGCGCCATCAGTGGATGTGCAGGAGGAACTGCTGCTGGATGTAGGCCAGCCAGTTGAGCTTGCATTTGCCAGCGACCATGAAGAGATTGCTGAGTTGAGTCATGAAGAGAATACTGAACTGAGCCATGAAGAGAATACTGTACTGAGTCATGAAGAGAAGCTGGCGTTGGTAGCAGAGAAGCAAAATCCAGAGCTTGGCGGGCCAAATCCATTTATTTATACCGACGATTTAGTGGATGGTTCGGTTACCGGCGACAAAATTGCGCCAGCTTCTATTGATTCCACAAAGCTATGTGCGGGAAGCGTCGATGGAACAGCTGTGCAGGATTATGCGATTGAAGCTATTCACATTGCTAGGGGAGCAGTATCCGGCAGCAAAATCGCACCAGAAGCGATAATATCGGAACATCTGGCCAACAATGCTATCGCAGGAACAAAGCTGGCAGATGGCTCTGTAACAGGAGAGAAGCTGCAAAATAACAGCATTTCTTCCGAGAAGCTCGCAGATCGTACGATCGGTTCCGACAAATTTGCCGATGGCTCGATTGAAGCGAGGCATTTGAAACGGATGTTAGTAACGGAAGAATTGCTTGGACAACAGTCCGTCACCGCTAGCAAAATCAAAAGCGGAGCTGTCCGTCCCGAGCACCTTTCGAATGATGCAGTAAACAATTCCAAGCTCGCCGATGGAGCTGTAACCCGCTCCAAGCTGCGCGATGGGTCTGTGCATACGGAGAAGCTAGCTCCAGAGTCCGTCGATTCCGTGCATATTAAACCTGGGGTGTTGCTCGCCGATCATGTTGCCGTCGGAGTAATATCGGGAAAGCATTTGGCCCCAGGCGAAATAAGCGCCCAGCATCTGGAAGTAGGCGCGGTCGGAGCAAGGGAATTGCAGCCGAACGCAGTAGACGCCGAGCGTCTAGCAAGCGGAGCGGTATCCAGCGCTCATTTGCAGGCGGGGGCCGTTCTGGGGCCAAATATCTCACCGCGCCAAATCGAAAGCGGTCATCTCGTTGATCAAGCAGTAACAGCTTCCAAGCTGATGGATCAGTCCGTATCAACAATTAAGCTGGTTGATCATGCGGTTACCGTTTCCAAGCTTTCGGAGCAAAGTGTAACCGCGGCAAAGCTCGCCGATGATGCGGTGCAATCCAGACATTTGAGCCGTCTAAGCATAACATCTGAGAAAGTAGCGGACGGACAAATACACAATCGTCATTTGGCGGTAAATACCGTATCTGGCGTCCAACTGCGGGAAGAGGCGGTTGGTACGGAGCATTTGCGCAGCAGCTCCGTTACAGATGAGAAAATTGCGCCGGGAGCGATTCGGGTGCAGCATTTGACAGATGCGGCTGTTGGCAGCAGACAGCTTGCGGAACAAAGCGTCACTTCAGCAAAGCTGGCTGCCGGAGCTGTATCTGCTGCGCATCTAGCAGATAATTCGGTAGATACGAAGCAATTGCGCGATGAAGCGATTACGTTTCACAAAATCGCGCCGGAAGCACTGCGGGCGTACCATTTTGCAAATGGAGCTGTTACGGGAGAGGCCGTGTCGCCTGAAGCGATAAATTCCAATCATTTACAGCCGCATATTATTCATGAGAAGCATGTTGTAGATGATGCGATTACAACTCGAATGCTCCATGATGGCGCCGTGACGAGCGCAAAGCTTGCTTATGAAGCTGTGACAGAAAGATATATTGCACCTGGTGTTGTATCTTCTCATCATTTGGCAGATCACAGTGTCAATTCACTCAAGCTATCCCCGGAAGCGGTGACGTCGGATAAGCTCGCAGATTACAGTGTAACGGGAGCAAAGCTTGCTGAATCAAGTGTGACGGGAACTAAGCTTGCCCCAGGAACCATTCAAGGCGAGCACATCGCTCCAGCCGTTATTGAAGGCATTCACATTCAGCTAGGCTCGCTTAAGAAAGAGCATCTGCAAAGCGGGATTATTGTGGCCTCCCATTTGCAGCCTGGAGCGGTTGGAAGTGAGCAGGTTGCTGATTTGGCGATTCACTCTGCTAAATTAGCCCAGGATGCTATACAGCCGAAGCATATTGCGGGAGAAGCGATTCACAGTCGTCATTTATCCAATGGGTCGGTGTTGGGTATTCACGTACAGGAAGGCAGCATCCGCGATGTTCATTTAGCGGAAGGTGCTGTGACGGCGTCGAATCTGGCGGAAGCAAGCGTAGCAAGCGAGCATATTCAGAAGGAGGCAATTGGCAGTGCAGCGCTCCAGCCGCGTATTATCGGTACGGAGCATTTGCAAAGTCAAGCGGTAACATCTGAACAGCTGGCCCCGCTTTCTGTAGGAGAAAAGCATATTCAGCTGTATTGCATCGACGAGGGGCATTTAGCTATAAACAGCGTGTCCAGTGCTAATTTGCAGGATGGTAGTGTGACAGAGGTAAAGCTTGGAAAGGATTCCGTGTCTGGCGAGCATTTGCAACTGGAGACGATAGCCGGCAAGCATCTTCGGGCGGAAACGGTTCAGGGCTATCATATTCGTAAAAACTCGCTGTCTTTAGCGCATCTCACAGCCGATGTTATTACAGTTGACCGTGCTGAGGATGAGAGTATTTTTGGAAGTAAGCTGAAAAATGGCACAATCCGCACTGAGAAGCTGGCGGATGGCTGCATCACGACGGAAAAGCTGGGCGAGGCGAGCATAACGTCATCGAAGCTAGCCTTTGCGAGCGTAAGCAGTGAGAAGCTGGCGGAAGGAGCTGTGATCGCCGAACATCTGACGGCAGCGAGCGTAACGCGCGATAAGCTGGCGAATGGCAGTGTCACGACGGAAAAGCTCAGCGAGGCGAGCATAACAGCATCGAAGTTGGCCTTTGCGAGCGTAGGTAGTGAAGCGCTGGCGGAAGGAACCGTAATCGCCGAGCATCTGACGGCAATGAGCGTAACGAGCGATAAGCTGGCGGATGGCAGTGTCACGACAGAAAAGCTGAGCGAATCGAGCATAACGTCATCGAAGCTGGCCTTTGCGAGCGTAGGAAGTGAAGCGCTGGCGGAAGGAGCCGTGATTGCCGAGCATCTGACGGCAATGAGCGTAACGAGCGATAAGCTGGCGAATGGCAGTGTCACGACGGAAAAGCTCGGCGAGGCGAGCATAACGTCATCGAAGCTGGCCTTTGCGAGCGTAGGTAGTGAGGCGCTGGCGGAAGGAGCCGTGATAGCCGAGCATCTGACGGCAGAGAGCGTAACGAGCGATAAGCTGGCGAATGGCAGTGTCACGACGGAAAAGCTCGGCGAGGCGAGCATAACGTCATCAAAGCTGGCGTTTGCGAGTGTAAGTAGTGAAGCACTGGCGGAAGGAGCCGTGATAGCCGAGCATCTGACGGCAGAAAGCGTAACGAGCGATAAGCTGGCGGATGGCAGTGTCACGACAGAAAAGCTGAGCGAATCGAGCATAACGTCATCGAAGCTGGCATTTGCGAGCGTAGGCATTGAGGCACTGGCGGAAGGAGCCGTGATTGCTGAGCATCTGACGGCAGCGAGTGTGACGAGCGATAAGCTGGCGAATGGCGGTGTCACGACAGAAAAGCTGGGCGAATCGAGTGTAACGTCGTCGAAGCTGGCCTTTGCAAGTGTAGGCAGTGAAGCGCTGGCGGAAGGAGCCGTGATCACTGAGCATCTGACGGCAGAGAGCGTGACGAGCGATAAGCTGGCGAATAACAGTGTCACAGCGGAAAAGCTAGGCGAATCGAGTGTAACGTCATCGAAGCTGGCATTTGCGAGCGTAGATGGTGAGGCGCTGGCGGGAGGAGCCGTGAAGGCGGAGCATTTAGCGACGGATAGCGTGACGAGCGATAAGCTGACGAATAACAGTGTCACGACGGAAAAGCTTGGTGAATCGAGCATAACGTCGTCGAAGTTGGCTTTTGCGAGCGTAAGAAGTGAGGCGCTGGCGGAAGGAGCCGTGATTGCTGAACATCTGACGGCAGAGAGCGTGACGAGCGATAAGCTGGCGAATAACAGTGTCACGACGGAAAAGCTTGGTGAATTGAGCATAACGTCATCGAAGCTGGCTTTTGCGAGCGTAGGTAGTGAAGCGCTGGCGGAAGGAGCCGTGAAGTCGGAGCATCTGTCAACGAACAGCATATCTAGCGACAAAATCACGTATGGCGCTGTTGCCGCAGAGCATTTGGCGACGGATAGCGTGACGAGTGATAAGCTGGCGAATAGCAGTGTCACGACGGAAAAGCTTGGTGAATCGAGCATAACGTCATCGAAGCTGGCTTTTGCGAGCGTAAGAAGTGAGGCGCTGGCGGAAGGAGTCGTGAAGGCGGAGCATTTGTCGGCAGCGAGCGTAACGAGCGATAAGCTAGCGGATGGCTGCTTCACAACAGAAAAGCTGGGCGAATCGAGCATAACGACGTCGAAGTTGGCCTTTGCGAGCGTAGGCAGTGAAGCGCTGGCGGAAGGAGCCGTGAAAGCGGAGCATTTGTCGGCAGCGAGCGTAACGAGCGATAAGCTAGCGGATGGCTGCTTCACAACAGAAAAGCTTGGTGAATCGAGCATAACGTCATCAAAGTTGGCTTTTGCGAGCGTAAGCAGTGAAGCGCTGGCGGAAGGAGCCGTGAAGGCGGAGCATTTGTCGGCAGCGAGCGTAACGAGCGATAAGCTAGCGGATGGCTGCTTCACAACAGAAAAGCTTGGTGAATCGAGCATAACGTCATCGAAGCTGGCCTTTGCGAGCGTAGGCAGTGAAGCGCTGGCGGAAGGAGCCGTGAAGGCGGAGCATTTGTCGGCAGCGAGCGTGACGAGTGATAAGCTGGCGAATAGCAGTGTCACGGCGGAAAAGCTGGGCGAATCGAGCGTAACGTCGACGAAGCTGGCCTTTGCGAGCGTAAGTAGTGAAGCGCTGGCGGAAGGAGCCGTGAAGGCGGGGCATCTATCGGCAGCGAGCATAACGAGCGATAAGCTGGCGAATGCCAGTGTCACGGCGGAAAAGCTGGGCGAAGCGAGCGTAACGTCATCGAAGCTGGCCTTTGCGAGCGTAAGCAGTGAGGCGCTGGCGGAAGGAGCCGTGAAGGCGGAGCATTTGTCGGCAGCGAGCGTAACGAGCGATAAACTAGCGGATGGCTGCTTCACAACAGAAAAGCTGGGTGATTCGAGCATAACGTCATCGAAGCTGGCCTTTGCGAGCGTAGGCAGTGAAGCGCTGGCGGAAGGAGCCGTGAAGGCGGAGCATTTGTCGGCAGCGAGCGTGACGAGTGATAAGCTGGCGAATAGCAGTGTCACGGCGGAAAAGCTGGGCGAATCGAGCGTAACGTCGACGAAGCTGGCCTTTGCGAGCGTAAGTAGTGAAGCGCTGGCGGAAGGAGCCGTGAAGGCGGAGCATCTATCGGCAGCGAGCGTAACGAGCGACAAGCTAGCGGATGGCTGCTTCACAACAGAAAAGCTGGGTGAATCGAGCATAACGACGTCGAAGTTGGCCTTTGCGAGCGTAGGCAGTGAAGCGCTGGCGGAAGGAGCCGTGAAGGCGGAGCATTTGTCGGCAGCGAGCGTAACGAGCGACAAGCTAGCGGATGGCTGCTTCACAACAGAAAAGCTGGGTGAATCGAGCATAACGACGTCGAAGTTGGCCTTTGCGAGCGTAGGCAGTGAAGCGCTGGCGGAAGGAGCCGTGAAGGCGGAGCATTTGTCGGCAGCGAGCGTGACGAGTGATAAGCTGGCGAATAGCAGTGTCACGGCGGAAAAGCTGGGCGAATCGAGCGTAACGTCGACGAAGCTGGCCTTTGCGAGCGTAAGCAGTGAGGCGCTGGCAGAAGGAGCTGTGAAGGCGGAGCATCTGTCCACCGACAGCATAACGAGTGACAAAATTAAGAATGGTGCTGTCACCGCCGAGCATCTCGCACCTGCCAGCGTAAAGCTGTCGGCTCTTGCTTTTTCGCCAATCGTTGGACGGAGCGGCAGCATCAGCAAGCAGCAATTTGGGTTATGCCCGTACAGCTTTCCGCCTGAGAAACAGCAGTTAGAGCAGGTTATTCTTTTTGACGAACCGTTCGCAAGCAATCAATATGTGCTGACAGCAACGAGCGATCATCCGGCCTGCTATGTATGCATTCAAGCGAAGGAGCCGGGGCATGTCATCCTATCCATTAATCGCCGGTTTTTCAGCGAAGCTTTCACCGGTGCCATCAACTGGATTGCAATCGGGCAATAA
- a CDS encoding iron ABC transporter permease produces the protein MSTATLIPKSEQLRTRRAIIVMSIMGVLIITAFVISMNTGFIKLTPFDVFKTLFGYGTAKQELILFDFRLPRIVIAVLIGAGFAVSGCVMQGLFRNPLADPGLLGINAGAGLMVILYISFFRDNQMASPFFMPMLAFGGAALTALLIYTLSYKRYHGLLPTRMILVGVAVQAGISALMIVLSLALDPNDYQLVQVWLAGNIYGTNWKFVLAALPWILILIPYVMYKSRTMNVLNLGEQMATGLGSPVEKDRMKLLAAAVGLAATCVAVGGGISFVGLIGPHLARRLVGPTHQILVPASAMAGALLVIVSDTLARWAFQPSEIPTGIVIAVIGAPYFLYLLSRSK, from the coding sequence ATGAGCACTGCTACTTTAATTCCAAAAAGCGAACAGCTTAGAACAAGGCGAGCGATAATCGTCATGTCCATCATGGGCGTTCTTATTATTACAGCTTTTGTCATTAGTATGAATACAGGCTTTATTAAGCTTACTCCATTTGATGTATTTAAAACATTATTCGGATACGGAACGGCGAAGCAGGAGCTCATTTTATTTGATTTCCGGCTGCCTCGAATCGTTATTGCCGTATTAATTGGTGCGGGCTTTGCCGTTTCCGGCTGTGTCATGCAGGGGTTGTTCCGCAATCCGCTGGCTGATCCGGGCTTGCTCGGCATTAATGCTGGGGCAGGACTAATGGTTATTTTGTATATTTCCTTTTTCCGTGACAATCAGATGGCATCGCCATTCTTTATGCCGATGCTGGCATTCGGCGGGGCTGCGCTAACTGCCTTGCTAATTTATACATTGTCTTATAAACGTTATCACGGACTGCTGCCTACGCGGATGATTTTGGTCGGTGTTGCGGTGCAAGCCGGAATTAGTGCGCTTATGATTGTACTTAGCCTTGCGCTTGATCCGAATGACTACCAACTCGTTCAAGTTTGGCTTGCAGGAAATATTTATGGAACTAACTGGAAGTTTGTGCTTGCAGCCCTCCCATGGATATTAATTTTGATTCCATACGTGATGTACAAATCTCGTACAATGAACGTTTTGAACCTTGGCGAACAAATGGCAACGGGACTCGGGTCGCCAGTTGAGAAGGACCGGATGAAGCTGCTTGCAGCAGCGGTAGGTCTGGCTGCAACGTGCGTGGCCGTTGGCGGCGGTATTTCCTTTGTTGGGCTGATTGGTCCGCATTTGGCTCGTCGTCTTGTTGGACCGACGCATCAAATACTCGTTCCAGCTTCCGCGATGGCAGGAGCATTGCTCGTCATTGTGTCCGATACGCTGGCCCGCTGGGCGTTCCAGCCTTCGGAAATTCCGACAGGTATCGTAATCGCCGTCATTGGCGCTCCGTATTTCCTTTATTTGCTGTCCCGTTCCAAATAG